One genomic window of Micrococcus flavus includes the following:
- a CDS encoding bifunctional [glutamine synthetase] adenylyltransferase/[glutamine synthetase]-adenylyl-L-tyrosine phosphorylase: MSALPPSPAASGGLRRALGHAGVVDPARAEHLLESPELAGQDRDALVAGLAHAADPDRALLLYIRLAEREPGVHRALADAGRTAALLRLLGASEALGEFLIRRPEHLDLVLAPDRAAATAPALAQPDPAAGGAAWSDEPAALRALLLTAVGADPDAPRPVAALTGADAAVPLRRAYRRQLTAVALADLGSADPTAVLPDVGRWLADLAGAAVEAALAVSRAELAAREGAAVDHLDLAVIGMGKCGARELNYISDVDVVFVHEVADPSAEDAPDDAAAARLAADLAAGISRVLTGPAPEPGLWEVDANLRPEGKDGALSRTPASHVEYYRRWAHGWEFQALLKARPLAGDAELGRRYVDAVWPRVWESAAREGFVEDVRRMRTRVIDTIARGERDREVKLGPGGLRDVEFTAQLLQLVHGRADESVRVRATLDALDALHRASYISTADTERFAAHYRWLRALEHRIQLVHLRRTHLMPAKEAAQRVVARSLRGAADTGPAAAEDLQERFDTVRREVRSLHRTVFYRPLLSTTAALSEDEVRLTADAVKARLSALGYRDPRSALGHIEALTRGVSRRAAVQRQLLPVMLGWFADGPDPDAGLLAFRRLSESLGASAWFLRMLRDSSDAARRLCLVLAGSRRVGDLLEHSPESVAWVGDSRDLEPRSLETLWGEVQARLDRRGADEDAAQVIRHVRQIRQREVLRIALADMTGVCSLEQTAAALADADQAAVLGALRVAVHATVGDGEPLTDLLVVAMGRQGGREITYGSDLDAMVVHRPREGADPSAAAQEAEAVARRLISLLKGPAQPPLPSEHPLEVDLDLRPEGRQGPLVRTLDSYQEYYARWAEVWERQALLRARPVAGDDDLAAAFTAWADGVRYGTDLTAADAREIRRIKARVEAERLPRGADPARHVKLGRGGLSDVEWLVQSLQLRHAHEVEALRVTGTLPALRALARQEILGSAEAALLEEAWLLATRVRASLVLWTGKGSDVLPTNARDLGALARLAGENDHGAAFEERYLRVTRQARQVFEHRFYGL; encoded by the coding sequence GTGAGCGCGCTGCCCCCGTCCCCCGCCGCCTCCGGGGGCCTTCGCCGCGCCCTCGGCCACGCCGGCGTCGTGGACCCCGCCCGCGCCGAGCACCTGCTGGAGTCCCCGGAACTGGCCGGCCAGGATCGGGACGCGCTGGTGGCCGGCCTGGCCCACGCCGCCGACCCCGACCGCGCCCTGCTGCTCTACATCCGCCTCGCCGAGCGTGAGCCCGGGGTGCACCGGGCCCTGGCCGACGCCGGCCGCACGGCCGCCCTGCTGCGGCTGCTGGGCGCCTCCGAGGCCCTCGGGGAGTTCCTCATCCGCCGGCCCGAGCACCTCGACCTCGTCCTGGCGCCGGACCGCGCCGCCGCCACGGCCCCGGCGCTCGCCCAGCCGGACCCGGCGGCCGGCGGGGCCGCGTGGTCGGACGAGCCCGCCGCGCTGCGCGCCCTGCTGCTGACCGCCGTCGGGGCCGACCCCGACGCCCCGCGGCCCGTGGCCGCCCTCACCGGGGCGGACGCCGCCGTCCCGCTGCGCCGTGCCTACCGGCGTCAGCTGACCGCCGTCGCCCTCGCGGACCTCGGCTCGGCCGACCCCACGGCCGTCCTGCCGGACGTCGGCCGCTGGCTCGCCGACCTCGCCGGGGCCGCGGTCGAGGCCGCGCTCGCGGTCTCGCGGGCCGAGCTCGCCGCCCGCGAGGGCGCGGCGGTGGACCACCTGGACCTCGCGGTGATCGGCATGGGCAAGTGCGGGGCCCGGGAGCTCAACTACATCTCCGACGTGGACGTCGTGTTCGTCCACGAGGTGGCCGACCCGTCCGCGGAGGACGCGCCCGACGACGCCGCGGCCGCCCGCCTGGCCGCGGACCTCGCCGCGGGCATCTCCCGCGTGCTCACCGGCCCCGCGCCCGAGCCCGGCCTGTGGGAGGTGGACGCCAACCTGCGTCCCGAGGGGAAGGACGGCGCGCTCTCCCGCACGCCGGCCTCCCACGTGGAGTACTACCGGCGCTGGGCGCACGGCTGGGAGTTCCAGGCGCTGCTCAAGGCGCGGCCGCTGGCCGGCGACGCGGAGCTGGGCCGCCGGTACGTGGACGCCGTGTGGCCGCGGGTGTGGGAGTCCGCCGCGCGGGAGGGCTTCGTGGAGGACGTGCGCCGCATGCGCACCCGCGTGATCGACACGATCGCGCGTGGGGAGCGGGATCGCGAGGTCAAGCTCGGCCCGGGCGGGCTCCGCGACGTCGAGTTCACGGCCCAGCTGCTGCAGCTGGTGCACGGGCGCGCGGACGAGAGCGTGCGCGTGCGCGCGACGCTGGACGCCCTCGACGCCCTGCATCGGGCCTCCTACATCTCCACCGCGGACACCGAGCGCTTCGCCGCGCACTACCGCTGGCTGCGCGCCCTCGAGCACCGCATCCAGCTGGTCCACCTGCGTCGCACGCACCTGATGCCTGCGAAGGAGGCCGCCCAGCGGGTGGTGGCCCGGTCCCTGCGGGGGGCCGCGGACACGGGCCCCGCCGCGGCCGAGGACCTGCAGGAGCGGTTCGACACGGTGCGCCGCGAGGTCCGGTCCCTGCACCGGACCGTGTTCTACCGGCCGCTGCTGTCCACCACCGCCGCCCTGTCCGAGGACGAGGTCCGGCTCACCGCGGACGCGGTCAAGGCGCGCCTGTCCGCCCTGGGCTACCGGGATCCGCGGTCCGCCCTGGGCCACATCGAGGCCCTCACCCGCGGCGTCTCCCGCCGCGCGGCGGTCCAGCGGCAGCTGCTGCCGGTCATGCTCGGCTGGTTCGCGGACGGCCCCGACCCCGACGCCGGGCTGCTGGCCTTCCGCCGGCTGTCGGAGTCCCTCGGGGCGTCCGCCTGGTTCCTGCGCATGCTCCGGGACTCCTCCGACGCCGCCCGACGGCTGTGCCTGGTCCTCGCCGGCTCCCGCCGGGTCGGAGACCTGCTCGAGCACTCCCCGGAGTCCGTCGCCTGGGTGGGGGACTCCCGGGACCTCGAGCCGCGGTCCCTCGAGACGCTGTGGGGCGAGGTGCAGGCGCGCCTCGACCGGCGCGGCGCGGACGAGGACGCGGCGCAGGTCATCCGCCACGTCCGGCAGATCCGCCAGCGCGAGGTCCTGCGGATCGCCCTGGCGGACATGACGGGGGTGTGCTCGCTCGAGCAGACGGCCGCCGCCCTCGCAGACGCGGACCAGGCCGCCGTCCTCGGCGCCCTGCGGGTGGCCGTGCACGCGACCGTGGGGGACGGGGAGCCGCTGACGGACCTGCTGGTGGTGGCCATGGGCCGTCAGGGCGGCCGCGAGATCACCTACGGCTCGGACCTGGACGCCATGGTGGTCCACCGGCCGCGGGAGGGGGCGGACCCGTCCGCGGCGGCGCAGGAGGCCGAGGCGGTCGCCCGGCGGCTCATCTCCCTGCTGAAGGGGCCGGCCCAGCCCCCGCTGCCCAGCGAGCACCCCCTCGAGGTGGACCTGGACCTGCGCCCGGAGGGCCGCCAGGGCCCCCTCGTGCGGACCCTCGACTCCTACCAGGAGTATTACGCCCGGTGGGCGGAGGTCTGGGAGCGGCAGGCGCTGCTGCGGGCCCGGCCCGTGGCCGGCGACGACGACCTGGCCGCCGCCTTCACCGCGTGGGCCGACGGGGTGCGCTACGGCACGGACCTCACCGCGGCGGACGCGCGCGAGATCCGACGCATCAAGGCCCGCGTGGAGGCCGAACGGCTGCCGCGCGGCGCGGACCCCGCCCGGCACGTCAAGCTCGGCCGCGGCGGCCTCTCGGACGTGGAGTGGCTCGTCCAGTCCCTGCAGCTGCGCCACGCCCACGAGGTCGAGGCCCTCCGCGTCACCGGGACGCTCCCGGCGCTGCGCGCCCTGGCCCGGCAGGAGATCCTCGGGTCCGCCGAGGCCGCGCTGCTGGAGGAGGCATGGCTGCTGGCCACGCGCGTCCGCGCCTCCCTGGTGCTGTGGACCGGCAAGGGCTCGGACGTCCTCCCCACCAACGCCCGCGACCTGGGCGCCCTCGCGCGGCTGGCGGGCGAGAACGACCACGGCGCCGCCTTCGAGGAGCGCTACCTGCGGGTGACCCGCCAGGCCCGTCAGGTGTTCGAGCACCGGTTCTACGGCCTCTGA
- a CDS encoding glutamine synthetase family protein, whose amino-acid sequence MDRQKDFVLRTIEDRDVRFVRLWFTDVIGTLKSVALAPAEVEAAFSEGLGFDGSSIDGYTRISESDMLLQPDPSTFQILPWRDEAGNSSRMYCDVLTPDRRPAPADPRNVLRRVLDRASGMGFSCYTHPEIEFYLLASDTPGPDGEPVPVDRAGYFDHVPGGAAQDFRRDAVMMLEDMGISVEFSHHETGPGQNEIDLRAADALTTADNVQTFRTIMKEVAAHQGIYATFMPKPFGRHPGSGMHTHFSLFEGDANAFYDPADEFRLSVTGRRFIAGLLRHSVEMSLVTHQFVNSYKRLWGADEAPSYVSWGHNNRSALVRVPLYKPDKAGSARIEYRGLDASANPYLAYALLIAAGLRGIEEGYDLPEPASEDVGALSAQERRVLGHDSLPGTLHDAVRAAEESEFMAEVLGEHVYEALLRNKRQEWDDYRVEITPYELRRYLTGL is encoded by the coding sequence ATGGACCGTCAGAAGGATTTCGTGCTCCGCACCATCGAGGACCGGGACGTGCGCTTCGTGCGTCTGTGGTTCACCGACGTCATCGGCACCCTCAAGTCCGTCGCGCTGGCGCCCGCGGAGGTCGAGGCGGCGTTCTCCGAGGGGCTCGGGTTCGACGGCTCGTCGATCGACGGCTACACGCGCATCTCCGAGTCCGACATGCTGCTCCAGCCGGACCCCTCGACGTTCCAGATCCTCCCGTGGCGCGACGAGGCCGGGAACTCCTCCCGCATGTACTGCGACGTGCTCACCCCGGACCGGCGTCCCGCACCGGCCGACCCCCGCAACGTCCTGCGGCGCGTGCTGGACCGTGCGTCCGGGATGGGCTTCAGCTGCTACACGCACCCGGAGATCGAGTTCTACCTCCTCGCGTCGGACACCCCCGGCCCGGACGGCGAGCCGGTGCCCGTGGACCGGGCCGGCTACTTCGACCACGTCCCCGGCGGCGCGGCGCAGGACTTCCGCCGGGACGCCGTGATGATGCTCGAGGACATGGGCATCTCGGTGGAGTTCAGCCACCACGAGACCGGCCCCGGCCAGAACGAGATCGACCTGCGCGCCGCGGACGCGCTCACCACGGCGGACAATGTGCAGACGTTCCGCACGATCATGAAGGAGGTGGCGGCCCATCAGGGCATCTACGCCACCTTCATGCCCAAGCCGTTCGGCCGGCACCCCGGCTCCGGGATGCACACGCACTTCTCCCTCTTCGAGGGTGACGCCAACGCGTTCTACGACCCGGCGGACGAGTTCCGGCTCTCCGTCACCGGCCGCCGGTTCATCGCCGGGCTCCTGCGCCACTCGGTGGAGATGAGCCTCGTCACCCACCAGTTCGTGAACTCCTACAAGCGGCTGTGGGGCGCGGACGAGGCGCCCTCGTACGTGTCCTGGGGGCACAACAACCGCTCCGCCCTCGTGCGCGTCCCGCTGTACAAGCCGGACAAGGCGGGCTCCGCCCGCATCGAGTACCGCGGTCTCGACGCGTCGGCGAACCCGTACCTGGCCTACGCGCTGCTGATCGCGGCGGGCCTCAGGGGGATCGAGGAGGGCTACGACCTCCCGGAGCCGGCCTCCGAGGACGTCGGCGCGCTGTCCGCCCAGGAGCGGCGGGTGCTGGGCCACGACTCGCTGCCGGGCACCCTGCACGACGCCGTGCGGGCCGCGGAGGAGTCGGAGTTCATGGCCGAGGTGCTCGGCGAGCACGTCTATGAGGCCCTCCTGCGCAACAAACGCCAGGAGTGGGACGACTACCGCGTGGAGATCACCCCCTACGAGCTGCGCCGCTACCTGACGGGGCTCTGA
- the panB gene encoding 3-methyl-2-oxobutanoate hydroxymethyltransferase — MSETPATDVPGAETAAPYASPTPAPADAARTAAAPARVRTVHLQRAKDAGHRFAMLTTYDAMTAALFDEAGVEVLLVGDSVGNTVLGHSSTLPVTLDQMVLFSGAVVRGASRALVVADLPFGSYEASPEQAVAAGVRLMKEAGVHAVKAEGDERFAPHVAAMTAAGVPVMAHIGFTPQSEHVLGGYRVQGRGDGATERLVASARALEEAGAFAVLMEMVPSAVAEAVDAALRVPTVGIGAGPATTGQVLVWQDMLGLREGRVPRFVRQYARLHEVVGEAVRAYREDVLDGSFPAPEHGFEA; from the coding sequence ATGAGCGAGACCCCCGCGACCGACGTCCCCGGCGCCGAGACCGCCGCCCCCTACGCCTCCCCGACGCCGGCCCCGGCCGACGCCGCGCGGACGGCGGCCGCGCCGGCCCGCGTCCGGACCGTGCACCTGCAGCGGGCGAAGGACGCGGGACACCGGTTCGCGATGCTGACCACGTACGACGCGATGACGGCCGCCCTGTTCGACGAGGCCGGGGTCGAGGTCCTCCTGGTGGGCGACTCCGTGGGCAACACCGTCCTGGGCCACTCCTCCACGCTGCCCGTGACCCTGGACCAGATGGTCCTGTTCTCCGGCGCCGTGGTGCGCGGCGCCTCGCGCGCCCTCGTGGTGGCGGACCTGCCGTTCGGCTCCTACGAGGCGTCCCCCGAGCAGGCGGTCGCCGCCGGCGTGCGGCTGATGAAGGAGGCGGGCGTCCACGCGGTCAAGGCGGAGGGGGACGAGCGGTTCGCCCCGCACGTCGCCGCGATGACGGCCGCCGGCGTCCCGGTCATGGCGCACATCGGGTTCACCCCGCAGTCCGAGCACGTCCTCGGCGGCTACCGGGTGCAGGGCCGCGGGGACGGGGCCACGGAGCGCCTGGTCGCCTCGGCCCGCGCGCTCGAGGAGGCCGGGGCGTTCGCCGTCCTCATGGAGATGGTCCCCTCCGCCGTCGCGGAGGCCGTGGACGCCGCACTGCGCGTGCCGACCGTGGGCATCGGCGCCGGCCCCGCGACCACGGGACAGGTGCTCGTGTGGCAGGACATGCTGGGTCTGCGGGAGGGCCGCGTCCCCCGGTTCGTGCGCCAGTACGCCCGGCTGCACGAGGTGGTGGGCGAGGCGGTGCGCGCGTACCGCGAGGACGTGCTGGACGGGTCCTTCCCCGCGCCCGAGCACGGCTTCGAAGCCTGA